The nucleotide sequence GCCGGATGCAGCCCAAGCAGCAGAAGCAAGCCTTCCCACCACCGAGGCTGAGAGTAGCCTCTATCCCAAGGTACCGCGCCCCAACTACAAGAGATACCGAGGCAACAGCCGCACCAAGAAAAAGAAGTTTGGCTACTTCCGCCGTAGGGCAGCTCGCCGCAAAGCAATGCGCAAACGCAGAGCCACGCCAGCACCACGCAAAGGGGTCATTTCGGTTGACGAGCCGAAAGGCACTATGCCGAAAAACAACTAGGCATACACGTCCTCCGTCTCCTTTGTTGGTCACTTGAAACTTCAGCCGCACTTGCTCTCAGAGTAGGTGCGGCTGACTTGTTTTACACTTGTACTGTGTTTTGTCACCTCACTCATTCAGTGATTTTAGCTACAACTAAACGCGCTTCTTGGTTCTCGAATTGATTCCGAACCAACTACTCTTTCCCATATCAAGACCCACAGTTGTACTTGACTGGACCTACACCGTGGAGTGCTGATTAGCAGCGAGTTATACACTAGAGCTACAGCCCCAGTTATCCCTTTACAGCAGTGGCGAGAATGTGCAATAGTCTTCCTAGTATGACATATCAAATAATAGAAACAACTGTTATTTGATATGTCATATTATGCATCATTTCTCATTATGAAATGACTTTCTTATATATGGAACAATATATTAAATGTAATATATATTTAACATTCTAATTATCAGCATTTTACCATATATTTTTATAATATGTCAATTTTGGTTGCTAAGTTGTATTGCACCCTATACAATCTGACTACTGTTTCTTTAATCCATGAAACACACCTACAACTTCCAGACGATTTGGGTACGTGCGGCGCTGATTTTAGTTCTATTCGTAAGTAACCTCACTGTGCAGGCAGGAGGGCCGCCCACATCGGCTCAGGTGACAGCCAGCACTACTGCTTTCCTGAAACGTTTTGTGAACAAGGAAGGTGAAGTGAATTACAAGGCGATTCAGAAAGACCCCAAGCAGCTTGATGCTTTGCTTGATGACATTGCCTCTTTCAGCATGAAAGGTGCTTCGCAGGCAGAACTATATGCATTCTACCTGAATGCGTACAACATCCTAGTTATCGGCGAGATAGTTAGCAACTATCCCGTAACATCGGTGCAGGACATGCCCGGCTTTTTCGACAAAACGCAGATGTTGATCGGCGGCGAGAAAATGACCCTCGACGAGCTAGAGCACAACAAACTACGTAAGCTTTATGACGATCCTCGGCTACACTTTGCCTTGGTGTGCGGTACCACTAGCTGCCCACGCCTAAGCCGCGAAGCCTACATGGGCAAGGAACTGTTTGTGCAACTGAATGCGCAAACCAAGCGCGTACTCACCGACCCTGCTTTCGTGAAAGTAGACGCCGAAGGCAAAACCGTGAAACTACCCGAAATCTTCAAATGGTATGAGTCTGACTTCGGCATGAGTGGCAAAACCGGCGTGGCTTACGTCAACCAGTTCCGCGACGACAAGCGGGTTCCAACGTGGTTCGCAATGGACTACTACACCTACGACTGGAGACTGAACGATCAGAAAGACGACTCGAAGAAATAAATTTGCTTCAGAACCCAGCAAAACCAAGAGCGACACTCGTGCATAGCATGGGTGTCGCTCTTGGTTTTGCTGGGTTTGTGCACTAGCACTTCTTGGCTGGATTCCTGGCGAGGCAGTTGGGTTAGCGGCTTGTATGGTGTGTCTTATCCTAGCTCCGCAGTTTACGTAGAAGACACTCCACCCCTTCCCCCACCAATGCTCACATCCAGACTTGAACACGATTTCCTAGGCGAACGAGCCATTCCGGCTAATGTATACTACGGCATCCAAACGCTCCGGGCGCTGGAAAACTTCAACATTACGGGCATTCCGCTGAAGTCGGAGCCACTCTTTGTGCAAGCGCTTGGCTACGTAAAGAAAGCAGCAGCACTAGCCAACCGCGACATGGGTGTGCTGGACCCAGGTATTGCCGATTGCATCGTCAGGGCTTGTGACCGGGTTATTGCCGGCGAGCTAGACGACCAGTTTCTGACCGACATGATCCAGGGCGGTGCGGGCACGTCCGTCAACATGAACGCCAACGAGGTTATTGCCAATGTAGCGTTGGAGCTAATGGACAAGCCCAAAGGCCAGTATGAGTTCTGCCACCCCAACAACCACGTCAACTGCTCCCAGTCCACCAACGACGCGTACCCCACGGCTTTCCGCATTGCCCTCAACAACAAGTTGGTGAGCTATAGCCAAGCATTAGGGGAGTTGGCCGATGCCTTTGCTGAAAAAGGCGAAGAGTTTCAAAACGTGCTGAAGATGGGCCGCACGCAGCTTCAAGATGCGGTGCCGATGAGCATGGGCGACGAGTTCAAGGCCTTTGCCACCAACTTGCGCGAAGAGTTGCTGCGCATCCAAGACAGCCGCAACCTGATCAGTGAAATCAACATGGGAGCCACGGCCATTGGCACCCGCGTAAATGCTCCTGCTGGCTACGGCGAAAAAGTAACCGAATATCTGCGCGACGTAACGGGACTGGAGTTAGTACTAGCCGGCGACCTTATCGAAGCCACCTACGATACGGGCGCTTACGTGCAGCTATCGGGAGTGTTGAAGCGTACTGCCGTGAAGCTGTCCAAGATCTGCAACGACTTGCGGCTGCTGTCATCGGGCCCTCGTGCGGGCTTGTTTGAAATCAACCTGCCACCGCTACAGCCAGGGTCCAGCATCATGCCGGGCAAGGTCAACCCGGTGGTACCAGAAGTAGTCAACCAGACGGCCTTCTACGTTATCGGCGCCGACTTAACCGTGACGATGGCCGCCGAAGCAGGACAGCTACAACTGAACGTCATGGAGCCTGTCATCTCGTTTGCCCTGTTTACCAGCATCTCTTACCTCACCCGGGCCTGCCATACGCTACGCGAGAAGTGCGTGGTTGGCATCACGGCCAACACCGAGCACGCTGAGAAGCTGGTTCGCAACAGCATTGGCATTGTTACGCAG is from Hymenobacter tibetensis and encodes:
- a CDS encoding DUF547 domain-containing protein gives rise to the protein MKHTYNFQTIWVRAALILVLFVSNLTVQAGGPPTSAQVTASTTAFLKRFVNKEGEVNYKAIQKDPKQLDALLDDIASFSMKGASQAELYAFYLNAYNILVIGEIVSNYPVTSVQDMPGFFDKTQMLIGGEKMTLDELEHNKLRKLYDDPRLHFALVCGTTSCPRLSREAYMGKELFVQLNAQTKRVLTDPAFVKVDAEGKTVKLPEIFKWYESDFGMSGKTGVAYVNQFRDDKRVPTWFAMDYYTYDWRLNDQKDDSKK
- the aspA gene encoding aspartate ammonia-lyase, giving the protein MLTSRLEHDFLGERAIPANVYYGIQTLRALENFNITGIPLKSEPLFVQALGYVKKAAALANRDMGVLDPGIADCIVRACDRVIAGELDDQFLTDMIQGGAGTSVNMNANEVIANVALELMDKPKGQYEFCHPNNHVNCSQSTNDAYPTAFRIALNNKLVSYSQALGELADAFAEKGEEFQNVLKMGRTQLQDAVPMSMGDEFKAFATNLREELLRIQDSRNLISEINMGATAIGTRVNAPAGYGEKVTEYLRDVTGLELVLAGDLIEATYDTGAYVQLSGVLKRTAVKLSKICNDLRLLSSGPRAGLFEINLPPLQPGSSIMPGKVNPVVPEVVNQTAFYVIGADLTVTMAAEAGQLQLNVMEPVISFALFTSISYLTRACHTLREKCVVGITANTEHAEKLVRNSIGIVTQLNPVLGYETSAEIAKEALRTGKNVYDIAVTERQLLTQAKWDEIFTFENLIRPHFIQ